A single genomic interval of Hevea brasiliensis isolate MT/VB/25A 57/8 chromosome 4, ASM3005281v1, whole genome shotgun sequence harbors:
- the LOC110642957 gene encoding trifunctional UDP-glucose 4,6-dehydratase/UDP-4-keto-6-deoxy-D-glucose 3,5-epimerase/UDP-4-keto-L-rhamnose-reductase RHM1 — protein sequence MATYKPKNILITGAAGFIASHVCNRLIRNYPDYRIVVLDKLDYCSNLKNLLPSKSSPNFKFVKGDIGSADLVNFLLITESIDTIMHFAAQTHVDNSFGNSFEFTKNNIYGTHVLLEACKVTGQIRRFIHVSTDEVYGETDEDAVVGNHEASQLLPTNPYSATKAGAEMLVMAYGRSYGLPVITTRGNNVYGPNQFPEKLIPKFILLAMQGKPLPIHGDGSNVRSYLYCEDVAEAFEVILHKGEVGHVYNIGTKKERTVIDVAKDICKLFSIDPETSIKFVDNRPFNDQRYFLDDQKLKNLGWSEQTIWEEGLKKTMEWYIQNPDWWGDVTGALLPHPRMLMMPGGRHFDGSEENKSASYASNNSNQSRMVIPVSRTSSSGSPRKSSLKFLIYGRTGWIGGLLGKLCEKQGIPFEYGRGRLEDRSSLLSDIQNVRPTHVFNAAGVTGRPNVDWCESHKTETIRTNVSGTLTLADVCREHNILMMNYATGCIFEYDTNHPEHSGIGFTEEDKPNFTGSFYSKTKAMVEELLKEYDNVCTLRVRMPISSDLNNPRNFITKISRYNKVVNIPNSMTVLDELLPVSIEMAKRNLRGIWNFTNPGVVSHNEILQMYKSYINPNFTWVNFTLEEQAKVIVAPRSNNEMDASKLKKEFPELLSIKESLIKYVFEPNKKV from the exons ATGGCTACATATAAGCCAAAGAACATCCTCATTACTGGGGCTGCTGGCTTTATCGCATCCCATGTTTGCAATAGGCTCATCCGTAACTACCCTGATTACAGAATCGTTGTCCTTGACAAGCTTGATTATTGTTCAAACCTGAAAAATCTCCTTCCTTCTAAATCATCCCCCAACTTTAAGTTTGTCAAGGGTGACATTGGCAGTGCTGATCTTGTCAACTTCCTTCTCATCACTGAATCCATTGACACAATTATGCACTTTGCTGCCCAGACACATGTGGACAACTCCTTTGGTAACAGCTTTGAGTTTACCAAGAATAATATCTATGGTACCCACGTTCTTTTAGAAGCCTGCAAAGTCACTGGCCAGATTAGGAGATTCATCCATGTAAGTACAGATGAAGTTTATGGGGAGACAGATGAGGATGCTGTTGTAGGAAACCATGAAGCTTCTCAACTCCTCCCAACAAATCCATACTCTGCAACAAAAGCTGGTGCAGAAATGCTTGTTATGGCGTATGGTAGGTCATATGGGTTACCTGTTATAACAACCCGTGGAAACAATGTTTATGGTCCCAATCAGTTTCCTGAGAAATTAATTCCAAAGTTTATCCTCTTGGCTATGCAAGGGAAGCCTCTTCCAATCCATGGGGATGGTTCCAATGTGAGGAGTTATTTATATTGTGAGGATGTTGCTGAGGCTTTTGAAGTCATCCTTCACAAAGGAGAGGTGGGCCATGTTTACAATATTGGGACAAAGAAGGAAAGAACAGTGATAGATGTGGCTAAAGATATATGCAAGCTTTTCTCAATAGACCCTGAGACAAGCATCAAGTTTGTAGATAACAGGCCATTCAATGATCAGAGGTACTTTCTTGATGATCAGAAGCTGAAGAACTTAGGATGGTCGGAGCAAACTATTTGGGAGGAGGGCTTGAAGAAGACTATGGAGTGGTACATTCAAAATCCTGATTGGTGGGGTGATGTAACTGGGGCCTTGCTTCCTCATCCAAGAATGTTGATGATGCCTGGTGGGAGACACTTCGATGGTTCTGAAGAGAACAAATCTGCATCTTATGCTTCGAATAATTCTAATCAGAGCCGAATGGTCATCCCAGTTTCTAGAACTAGCAGCAGTGGCTCCCCTCGAAAATCCTCTCTTAAATTCTTGATCTATGGCAGAACTGGATGGATTGGGGGTTTACTTGGGAAGTTGTGTGAGAAACAAGGGATTCCTTTTGAATATGGAAGGGGGCGCTTGGAAGATAGATCATCTCTTTTGTCAGATATTCAGAATGTTAGGCCAACCCATGTTTTTAATGCTGCTGGGGTTACTGGTAGACCTAATGTTGATTGGTGTGAATCCCACAAGACAGAAACAATCCGCACCAATGTCTCTGGAACTTTAACATTAGCAGATGTTTGCAGAGAGCATAATATCCTGATGATGAATTATGCTACTGGCTGTATATTTGAGTATGATACTAATCATCCAGAGCATTCTGGCATTGGGTTTACTGAGGAAGACAAACCCAATTTCACTGGTTCTTTTTATTCTAAGACCAAGGCTATG GTGGAGGAGTTATTGAAAGAATATGACAATGTGTGCACTCTCAGAGTTAGAATGCCAATATCATCAGACCTAAACAATCCACGCAACTTCATTACTAAGATTTCTCGATATAACAAAGTGGTCAATATTCCAAACAGCATGACTGTCTTGGATGAGCTTCTACCTGTTTCAATTGAGATGGCTAAGCGGAACTTGAGGGGTATATGGAACTTCACAAACCCTGGCGTTGTGAGCCATAATGAGATTTTGCAGATGTACAAGAGTTATATTAACCCCAACTTTACATGGGTTAACTTCACACTAGAGGAGCAAGCTAAGGTGATTGTGGCACCACGAAGCAACAATGAGATGGATGCATCCAAGTTGAAGAAGGAGTTTCCGGAATTGCTGTCAATCAAGGAGTCCCTGATCAAGTATGTTTTTGAACCAAATAAGAAAGTCTGA